ACATACCTTTATCCTGAACCAACAACTAAATATCATCACAACcacaataaaaacaaacaaaaataaaaagaaagcaaataaaaaaaatggtaaaAAGTCTTGTGTTTTTGTAATGCCCAAACAAtacaaaacaaaatcaaagaaaacAAAATCTCTAAGTTCCAAATTTGTTTAGGAGTTACAGAGTTTCAAACGAGGAAGCTCAAtccaaaaaattaaagaaaaagtcTCGTTGAGAAAAGGGACATATTTGAGTCAAGTCCCCATTCAATGATGGTGAACTAAGATCGAATAGTTTTTTAAgacattttaaaaaaaagttaaaccATAAAGttggaagagaagagaaaaaaagttaatttaacgtgtttttttttgaaagaagAGGCCGAACGGTGACAAAATGACTGGAGTACTATTGtagagaaaaaaattataaatttcaaataattTGATGAACAActtattactttttaaaattaaataattaaagtgtAAATTTAATGTTAAGATTATCAATAGTGGATTAATGTCACATTCGATTATTAAATACCGAATTAATAAACTAAAGACTAATTTAGAATTTTCAAATAGTTGAGTGAAAGTAGTATAATTtactttttataaaattattaacttGACTCTTCACTGAAAGAGTAAGAAAACGAACGAACCCCAAGgaaagaattttattttaaaatgaaaataaaaacaaaaagctCTTCAATTCTACATTTCTACATGATAGTCATACACCTTTAATTCAAAAAGatcttaaattttgaaataattttttcTCTTTGTCTTTTCTTGCTTTGTTTCTGCCTCACTTTTCCAGTTGTTCTTCCATTTCTCTACTCAAAGCTTTAGGGCCCGTTTTCAAATCTAGGGTTTGTTTATTTCCTTGATGAGCTGAGTTCAGGGCTCTGAGTCTCAGTGCACCAACTTTTAAAAGTTCCCTACTTTGTTTGGTTCTTTAAGCTTTTCATACTCGGCATTATTTTTGTTACTGAATGCTTAGCTTTTTTCTAATCATGGGTTTTCTAGTAGTGAAAATCAACCTCTTAACTCTTGTTTCGTTTGCTTTTTGTTTAAATTCAAGCTTCTCGGGTCCTTAAATTTTTACTCATTTAGAAAAGGACCCTGAAAACCCCTGTTTTTGAACATCATTAGGTTTGCTGTAGAAGATTTAGGGTTTAGAAAGGCTTACTTGGGAAGCTATATTTTCTTGCTAAAACCTTTTTTTCctcaaaattttctatttttttggtGCTTCTTCTTTGTTACCATTTGAAGTTAAAAGGCTTTAAATACACAATTTTTCTTGTGTACCAATAAGCTAGTGTCTCAATAGTAAATGCATGGATGGGAGAGAAGCTATGGCATTATCAGGCGGGTCAGCTCCTTATTATATTCATAGAGGGGTTGGTGGGTCTAGTTCTGGTTCAGTAACACACACTGGTATAGCAGCATTTCATTCTCAACCTGGGTTCAGGCCTTTATCTAACCCTCCTGTTCAGCTTCAGTCTAATGTTGGATCAACCTTTACTGGGGAGCTTAAAAATGTCAGCTTTCCTCATGGAATTAACATGGATGCCTCCTCTGGGACGCCGCTGAGCGAGCCAGCAAAGAAGAAGAGAGGTAGACCTCGCAAATATGCGCCTGATGGGCAGGTTTCATTGGGGCTTTTGCCTATGTCTGCGAAGCCTAAGCCTTCATCAGGATCAGATGCTTCTGGTCCAAAAAGAAACCGAGGCCGGCCTCCTGGGACTGGAAGGAAGCAACAGTTAGCATCTCTAGGTTAGATTTTGCTGGATTTTGATGTTCAAATTAGAATGTAGCTAAGAGGCTTTGGTAGGAAACAATTATGTGTCTCTTTAGACTTTTATTTTATTGTCCTACTCAATGATCTGAAAGTTTTAGGCTTTAATTCATCTTTGATATGAACAATTATGCTATTTGTGTATTCACAGTTAATAGACCCTTATGATTCATTTTTTATAAATGAAAAAAGGTGTTCTCTTTTGGAAGGGATATGTTGCTTGTCCTTAGATTATACATACCCCTAATTCAGTGGTTGCCTTGCTTATACTTAGACTGTAAACATGATTTTggaacttagtgctcaattagaAGCTTATGTAACCACCTGTGTTGCAAATATATGCTACCTGGTTTCTGGGATCGTCTTTAAAGGTTTGGTTGTTTTTTTTTAGGTGAATGGATGAACAGTTCAGCAGGGCAGGCGTTTGCTCCTCATGTTGTCACCGTTGGAATTGGAGAAGTATGATACATCTTTCTAGTTCATCTCGCACTGAATACTCTTAAACTCAGATCAAAGTTAACTGCTTGTGCAGTTGTGGTTATATATATGGAGAGTAAAACATGTTCACCATCTGAAAGAAGGGCTGTTTGAGTGATATGAATTAGAAAAATATGATGAAGGGCACTATATTCATACGCACTCATGCTAATTCACTTGAGCAAAGTTTAGAGACAATACTTCACACTCTACCATGACCGTTTTACTACCTATAAACTGTGAGTGTGAGAGGTTGTCCCTGCTGTAAGTAAACATGAGCCCTTGAGAATTGGTTTATGATGAACATGAACACCCCATATATGGTTCAAATTAACATTAATGGGTTTACCCTAATATGATTAGTTGTGAATAGCATCTGCAATTTCCTAGGCATCTTGAACTAAATATTGATCTAGGAATTGCATCTGTATCTTCTTTTTTCAGGACATTGTAGCAAAAATGTTGTCCTTTTCGCAACAAAGACCAAGGGCTGTCTGCATCCTATCAGGCAGTGGTACAGTTTCCTCAGTAACCCTACGTCAGCCTGCATCATCTACTCCTACTGTGACATATGAGGTTGTGGCACTTGTGCTCCTTTTGATTTTTCCATTTTttgtaaatggtaaaattttgtATGCCATGACTTTTTGATGCCCAAATAAGTGAATAACTTACTAGCTTCTTTATTATTTCTTAGTATTGCACTTTGAAATGTGGAATATGACTGACGTGTTTTTACACTCTTGATTAAATACATTTTCCAAAATCAGAGCATAGTAGCCTTAATCATGTATTAATTTAGGCCTTTTTTTTGTCCTTTTTGTTGTGCAATAAAGTGATGTGATATATAGCTATGGTTATATGTCTATAGTACGTGTAAAAGTGAGGTTATATTACTTCTGTAGTATTTGAGTCCAGGATCTAGCTCCCAAAATATTTCTGCCCAGATGAACTTGCAACTTGATATGAAATTTTTACGTTGGTCCTGGGGCTTAAATAAATGGAGAGAACTTTTGGTTAAAGGTTGGCTTAGCTTGCAAACAAATTCAACTGCTTCAGTTTAACCTGACAGTATTAGCTTTAATCAAGTTTGGTATTCAATTAACTTTTCATTTTATGCACTTCATCCTTTCGAACCTTTAGTGATACTTGTGCAGCTTGGAGGAAACTTATTTGATATGTTTTAGCTTTTCTTAGGGCCGTTTTGAGATATTATGCTTGTCGGGTTCTTATTTGCTTGCTGAGGATGGAGGACCTCGCAATCGAACAGGTGGCATAAGTGCTTCTCTTTCTACTCCCGATGGTCAGGTCATAGGTGGTGGGGTTGCAACATTGATTGCATCAAGCCTAATTCAGGTATCCTTTgtgttttctcaaaattttactaacgGTTGTATGTTGGTGCTTATTTATGAGTTGTGATGTGTGAAGTAAGTCTATCTGTATGGCTCAACCCAGATGATGTTTGCATCTGAATTTTCTAATGCGTTGTGCATTTGCTTCAGCTAGTGGTATGCAGTTTTATTTATGGGGGATCAAAAACCAAGACCAAACAACCAGCTAGTCCTCAAGGCAGCAAGGAATCTGTACCCCAGTTCAGCCCTAAATCAATCATGCCTACCATTGCATCTTCAACTCAGAATTTCACTCCCCCTTCAATGAACATTTGGCCTGGTTCACGTCCGGTTGATCTGAGAAACCCTCACACTGATATTGACTTGACACGAGGATGATTGTACATATGTATTATTGTACATGTACTGAATCTTTGAGaggttggaaaattttaaaatctttcctATTCAGCCAACAGGAGCAAATGGGGTTTGTCCTAACCTAGATTGTAACATTCAACTGTGAGTTTTCTCAAGTTTGGCTGGGAAACTTGTTGTAAGATGTGTAGTTTGGAGTTAAAAAAGTAACATTGATCTGTAGTTGTAAGAGATGTCATTTTAAGGTTCAATGGTAATTCAAGCAAACAAAAGTTGCCATTTTTTTAGCCATTAGGTCGTGCTGTAATTTAAGTTGAAATGTCTGAAATTTGTGGTTTGGTACAACATTGCTCTCTGGTCACTTGAGTAAATTCTCTTCCTTAgaattgaaattattaatttaattttaagtgCATTTAATCTTTTACTTTTAAGTAAAATGGTTAAGGTTAAATTAAGGAGTAAATtgattttttgttaaaaaatttatttatattagcATGAGATACATATGGGATGTCAcatgtaattttttaattattctattttacactactattttttaataaaaaaataaaatccaatCCGAGATCTTCATGGTAGTTTTACCAATAAAATTTCGTTGCTAATAGCAAAATTAATTCAAGCATAAAGACAAACAAAGATGTGTACTTTTccatgatgaataaaatattataaaaggtACAACTTCTAAATTGTAGTACAGTCTAACCCCATCATTAGGAGATGGGGGAAACATAAACAGAGAtagaatagtttttttttttattcatagGCATATCTAATTTATTGACTCTATGAGGTGATCAGCTAATCTCTTCCACTCATCAAATTCAAGCCAGCAGTTTCTTAATATCCTTCTGCAAATAGAAATAACAACCATTGGATGTTATATAACCCAATATGTGAAGATATTCAGTCTATAAATACAGAACTTATGTCAATTCCAGGGTTTAATTTCCCTTGGGATGTTCTCATTTCCACTTTCTCCTGTTACAACATCACTAGCAAAATACATGAAATTAACAGGACTTACCTCAATGCTAAGAGGAGAAGTAGTGGGAGCATAACGATCGAAGACATGGCCCTCCTTATCGACCAAGAACTTGGAAAAATTCCACTTGATGCTGTCCCCAAAAAGTCCACCTTTACTAGACTTGAGGAATTTGTATACGGGAGCAGCCTTCTCACCATTCACATCAACCTGTAATCAAATTAAACGACATTAAGGTCGGTTCTATAACACTGTAGAAGCAACAATCCCATGAGTAAACCAGAACACATGACATCATACAACTTCCTCAATTGATAATACTAATAATTTCATAATCTTAGTACAGCATTATAAAGGGCTTGATTTTGAGATAACTCTACACAGTAATTCACCTATTCCTAGTTCAACAGAGGAGTCTGTTTAAGATATTTGATTTTCAACCCTCTCAGTGTAAGCTAGAGTCAAAGCTTCCAAAGATATTAACCTACACTACAAGCAGTGCTTCCATTCATATGGCTAGAAGGTATATACCTTATCAAATATGGGGTATTCAGCTTTAAAGCGAGTGCAAGCAAACTCTAAGATTTGCTCATTGTTCCCTGGCTCCTGTCCTCCAAACTGGTTACATGGGAATGCAAGAATCTCAAAACCTGCACAAGACAGTAAcaagtaatataatataaagttAGGACAAATAGTAACAACTCAATTAATCAAGTGTCCTCATCGTTTTACGATCTGGGACTAAGTCTGAACCTAATCCTGTTTGGTCAGGATGTTATTCAAGTAAAGCCCTCCTGACAACTTGGTCTAAATGCCTGAAAATTTCATTTCCACTTTTTCCAACCACAAGAACCTCTtggaatatattatatataaaaaaataatatacatatatatgtataaagcCAAAAAGATGCCAAAAACAAACCTTGATCTTTATATTGCTCATACAATTTACTTAGCTCAGTGTAGTTGGAATTGGTCAAGCCACTGCATCAACATTTAAGCAGCAAAAGTAAAAACTATGTCTAGATACTACTAATTAAAAAATGATTAATAATGGACAATAGGGGGAAAAAACCCTCCAAAATTGAAATTTACCATTGTGATGCAACATTGACAATCAACAAAACCTTGCCCTTGTAAATACTTAAATCAACATCATTCCCTCTTGCATCCTGAACATCCAAAATACAAAAACAAAACCCAGTGAGATAAATGAAAGacaaattaaatttaatcaaTGGGGGTATAAATttgaattaaacccaaaaccaacCTTAACAGTGAAATCATGAACTGATCCCTTAGAAGATTGAGAAGCCATAACAGCGGAATCAGGCGAAAAACAAAAAAGGGTTTTGCTTGGAACTCAGTATAAGAGAAGCAAAAGAAGAGCAACTATATCaagatttaatttatttattttttaaacgagGCTAATACAAGTTGAAAAGGGAACCATGAAGCGTAATTTATAGGATTTTGAGCCGACGGTCAAAACGTCGTGTGGGTATTGCGTTTTTATGACCGTGAAGGCAAAATTTACAACGTGGAATTTTCATATGTTCCCACATCGGATAGATAAATTGGGGCCGTATTTGCATCAGGGACTACGTCATGGGGCGCCTCTTTTCCTTGTTTTGGAGTTTTGGGCGTGTGAACGGAACATTTTGCGCTTTGCCCATTTCTCAATTGGTTAAACAGTTGCATTTCTTGGGTTTAAAATTTGTTATAATATACTATAAGTCTCAGTAGTTTTATAAATTcagaatttaatccttatacttttatttttagaatttaattattctatttttcagatttcaaaattaaaatccaattgTTAACAtcttaattttttgttaaatttattgatatgatattttgaaattaaaaaaaactcaCTTGGTAGTCATGTAACTAAAAAATGACAATATAATGATattaaatttaacaaaagaaaTGTGTTAACAATTCAACTTGCTTTTCTAAATCTAAAAAGTAGAGGATTAAATTCCTTATAATAAAAGTaagggactaaatttcaaatatgcAAGGAATACAAAGACTTAAAGCATATATAATATATCTAATAAACCTTATAAGACACTTATCAACTCCCTAATCCTGCATTTAAAGTCAAAAACTCTATCGAcatattaacaaatattttctatatatatattataataatataagatTACGTAAAAGGGAACAGTTCTTATATGGCATAACTGATAAACACattaatttacataattcttatgtttaatttggtttatttctgaattaatccctgcttaattggtgttttttatgatttaatcttgtcagggatgTAATTGGTAAAAAACGAGCAaaaagggaccaaattgaaagacaaatcGTTGACTTGGGGCCAAATATAAAGATGGGAAGGCCAAggatttaacatcaattttgactttgtaaaaatctaaaaaaagaagatattattttgttttatttagttttattatttattattattattattattttattaatttagaataGGCTATTTTTAATAAccctatgtatataaatagggcttttagttttctagaaaaatcatctTTTAATTTGTATTCTTTCTTCTACTTGGAATATAATTACTCTCTCTCTTGTATTTCTTTTTTCAATTTGGAGTTGGAAtattatttcttttctcttcaatttgacGTTGCATTTTGTAGCTTTGTATccaatttttgtttcttttccacAATTGGGTCAATTGCTCCCCAAGACCCCtttcctttccaaaattccatcatcCTTCACACAAAGCCAAAATACAATTCACAACCTTCaagcatgattaaattcatgctACACTAAACCCCTTTCAGCTTTAAGCGGGTGTTAACCCCGTCAAAAACCCGTGAGTTACGAACCCGAGCTGTTTAACTCCCAATTTTCGATATTTATTGTTTCTCTGGATTAAGAGTATGACTTTGTCAACTTACAAAGTCAAGTCAATACTAAGTCAAAAAGGACGTCGTTTGAGTTAGTGTGGCTAGACGTACAGTTGGAATTCCGAAAGGATCGATTGTCTAATTGGTTTTTCGTGAACACATTGGCATGCCAAGTGGGGATTGCTATTTGGTTCCGTCAAGGGAAGTAGTAATCGGATTTAAATGTCCTGAACGTTTGAGGGCATTGGTTCAAGCTAGGCTCTTCTAGAACGCAAAGCTGCCGGAGTTCTAAATCACGAACGTTTCGTAGGTTGTTCGATCGGTAAGGGTTAGTTATAGGACGTTCCATAACTAATTTACATAAGAAAGAGTTGGTGTCCGAGGCGTCCTTGGtagctataactagcttattgGAAAAGAGGAGTTCACCTAATTTTGAGGATCGGGTCAAAGACAGAAAAACCCGTGCTTAAGGCTGAGCTAAGTTTAATTGATTTTTCTTTAGATTACTTCgttgtttttttatttaatcttttaCTTTTTTAcgttttttttgtgtttatttcaagtttcatattttattcccTCCCAAACATCGCGGGCACGACAACTGCCCAGACATAAATCTGGTCGAGAGATAAACAATTTTTAGTAAACCTAGTCTCTGTGGGATCGACCCTACTCCCTATACTGCTTTAATTTACAAATTAGATGTAGGTTTATATTGGTTGAATCGATACCCATCAATAACTTATAAATTATCATTTGTCACCATAATAATCTGCCACGTCTAATTGttaacaatttaaaaaaattaattcaaaacaAATTCAACTAATTTGGATAAAAAATTCCTTATGTTTTTGTCGATATCTCGACAAATTTCACAATATTAATGCATTTAAgcttattttagttttaatatattattacatgTCATATTTTTGttgaataaaattaataatttttatatgattACAAGATTATGCATATATAAATGCagtttatttttacataaatatTTTTGTGATATTTAACTTAAATAGTACACTCTCTAAACGTGCATATATTGAAATGTGCGAGGATATATActctaaaaatacaaaattataattaattataattctatttataattacattaaataaattataggaaatacaaattataaaacaaattaacacaaatatatggtaaaattttaaacttaaaatattttttaaataaaaacgcATTTTAATAGCATTGATtaaagtaaatttatattttgtcaAATCGTTAATTAATTcaagaaaaaaatataatattaatgcaCACAAATAATTTGTGCATCGTTGCGAGAATCCAAACTAATTTTAACATGGAAAATttagtttttgtttttaatttatgaatttagacttttattttaataattaaaattcaatgtgatattgttaaataaatttgtttaattaaattatgatacatttaaacaaaatgtttgcaaaattaaatattaaatgattGAAAGgtcaaataaacaaataaaaatgtttAATCAAAGGTATAAAGTTTTCAATTAAGAATTTGGAGTTGCATATTGTTGTCGGTGTAAGAAAATGTAGGTTCGAGTGCGATGAGGTATGTTTATCCTCTTATCATCGATTGCacttgaattttaattaaatcaGAACCTAAAGAGATCTTGGAATTCAAGGTAGAGGGACCAAATTTTAAATCTGTAAAGAGTATAAGGAATAAGAGCAGAATTAAACCTTAAAAAGTTTGTCAAACTAATTATTTCATTTTGATTGAGCAGCTTTCGTTTTTCTAGAGTTTTCTAGAAAAAGATTCTCTATAGAAGGAAAAGCTAAGATATGTGGAGGAGAAACCATTGTTGAAATTGATTATTCTAAGCTACTTATAGATTTCCAAAATACACACTCATATTCGAAAATTGAAAGTGACATTGATTGATACAATTTACAGCTTGAAACTAAACAATTAGTGTTCATATTTGAACAAAAAAAGTGGATTCATTCATTCGATTTTGTTTACCCTTGCAAGcaaattattaattgttatggAAAATGCATCCTGGAATTTTTCAAGCTGGGAATTTGAGTCTCCATATACTAAACCAGGCAATAATTCATAAACAATGTACCTTCTCATATCTTCTCTTTCCCTTATAGGAACCTTCATCAACTTTTCTATTATGTTCACCTTCATCTTTCTCACCTCTTCTTGTTCTATGAACACTGAGTATTTGCTATGATCTTCGGGTAAATGCCATGGATATTGGTAATAAGCTGTAAAAGGGTCGAAAAGTACCGGAATACAACCCGAAACAAGGGAATCGAATACGGATTTTCTCGTCGGGCTATCACCGGGAGGTTGTAAACAGAATTCGGAATCCATGAAGAGCTCAACGACTGATTCGGGTTGATCACATCCACCTGAACTACAATTCAGGAACCTACAATTGGTTCCTGAATTATTACATTGATTGATCAGTATTGACCTTATGTTTTGTGGTGCATCAGGCCTTTCTGCCCCTGCGAAACTGACTAGACTTGTGCGGTTCGATCGGATAATCTTGAGCTGCCATGTGATGATATCATCGTCTACATGGGGATGAAAGTACGTAGGATGCGGGATACCGATGTCGTTTACGTGCCACGGTTGACGTTCGATTAACAACTTAATTGATTTCTGCAGTTGATCAAGCTCTAAAAATCGAGTACCCCATGATGAAACATCTTCATTTTTTCTTCTGAAATCCCATGaaattttacccaacacaaacaCATGATCTTTCCCAGAGTTTTTTTGCCATGATTCCTTGTTTTCAAGCCATTTAACAAGTTCCAACCCCAAGGTGTCTTTAACATCATTAGACACATTTTTGAAGTGCCATCTCAAGATATCTAACCCACCATAAAATGGTACATAAAACAGCTTTGCCTCATTTTCATTGTAAACTCTACAAGTATGTTTTAATGCCCTTGTGTGAAATATCAACTCCAAGGCATATTGATGAGTATGATACCATCCTTTTCCAAGCTTTACTAGAGGTTCTCCCATGGCTTCATTGTTGAAGTACTTACAAAAATTTGTCCATGGAATCATATCTCCACATTGACCTACCAAGTCCTTATTGAACTTTGATGGCAAATCATACACATAAATCCCTTTCCCATCACATGATGTTACATGATTTTTATTTGATATCCATGATCTTTGAACTTGTAGCTGCTGTTCAACAACCTTGACAGCAAACGCAACTTCCCCATCACTGCCATTGTTGACGATCGGGTCCGGAACTTCCTGGACAATATCGACTACCTCTTTGATACCGGTGCTAATATTGTTGCTCAAAGCTGGAATTGGAATTTCAAAGTTGGGTTGGGTACCTGCAGAGAGACAGTAAAGATTGTTGAGTTTCCGCGACGACACGCATACGTGAACGAATTTGCCGGAGATGATGGTGGTGGAAGATGACCAAAGGAAAATAAGGATTAATAGAAAGATTGCAAGAGGGATACGGTTTAGAATTTTGAACAAAAGCGTATCAGAAAACTGATGGTGTTTTGTTTCTAACTTTTTGGATGGTTTAGACTTCTTTTTGGACATTGGGATTGCCATGTctgatggattttgtgtctgttCATTGCTTTGTTTCAGGTTTTTCTAGTGGGAGAAATCTGCATATACATGGCTGCACGTATAATGGTTGGTTCCAAAATTGCATGCACGTTTGTCTTGCATAATGATCATTAGGTGGTGCTACATTCATTGATTgaccaatttataaaaatatttgtcCAAAAAAACATATGCTTCATGCAATGTCAATGAAATGAATATGACAGCCATGCAGCTGAGGTTTTGATTTAAATATTTGTTGATGATTGATAGTATAGACGATGGTTAGGATTTTTATAGCTTTTTTAATGGTTGAAAATGAGTTGTTCTACAGGCATTTTGGATGCTTCATAAGGCCTTCATAGAGAGAGAACTGCTAGTGGTATGGGAAATAAATTATGATGCAAAACTCTATTgagattaaatcaaaatagtaTTTTACAATCCTAATAAAGAGGTAATTAAATAACATTATAGGATAATACAAGAAGTTAACATACAATCATACTttaaagaaacagagaaaactcCAAACCTGTTTAGAGTTTAAATCAAGTTAATCAATATGGCATGGATAAGCACACTATTTTTCTATTGAAACTAATATACCATTATTGATTTGTTTTgatattttgtttcaaatttttaatatttttaaaaatatttactatatgtatataaaaatcattattcaataaattaaaaaaatcataatatcaacacaaacattaaataataagattatcCAAGATAGTCATCCCATACTATACCTATATGGTGGAAGTTCTATACAAACATGAAGCTACGTTTGAGAAGTTTTAGGAATTTTATTTGTTATATa
Above is a genomic segment from Gossypium arboreum isolate Shixiya-1 chromosome 8, ASM2569848v2, whole genome shotgun sequence containing:
- the LOC108470156 gene encoding probable phospholipid hydroperoxide glutathione peroxidase, whose amino-acid sequence is MASQSSKGSVHDFTVKDARGNDVDLSIYKGKVLLIVNVASQCGLTNSNYTELSKLYEQYKDQGFEILAFPCNQFGGQEPGNNEQILEFACTRFKAEYPIFDKVDVNGEKAAPVYKFLKSSKGGLFGDSIKWNFSKFLVDKEGHVFDRYAPTTSPLSIEKDIKKLLA
- the LOC108469388 gene encoding probable xyloglucan galactosyltransferase GT20, encoding MAIPMSKKKSKPSKKLETKHHQFSDTLLFKILNRIPLAIFLLILIFLWSSSTTIISGKFVHVCVSSRKLNNLYCLSAGTQPNFEIPIPALSNNISTGIKEVVDIVQEVPDPIVNNGSDGEVAFAVKVVEQQLQVQRSWISNKNHVTSCDGKGIYVYDLPSKFNKDLVGQCGDMIPWTNFCKYFNNEAMGEPLVKLGKGWYHTHQYALELIFHTRALKHTCRVYNENEAKLFYVPFYGGLDILRWHFKNVSNDVKDTLGLELVKWLENKESWQKNSGKDHVFVLGKISWDFRRKNEDVSSWGTRFLELDQLQKSIKLLIERQPWHVNDIGIPHPTYFHPHVDDDIITWQLKIIRSNRTSLVSFAGAERPDAPQNIRSILINQCNNSGTNCRFLNCSSGGCDQPESVVELFMDSEFCLQPPGDSPTRKSVFDSLVSGCIPVLFDPFTAYYQYPWHLPEDHSKYSVFIEQEEVRKMKVNIIEKLMKVPIREREDMRRYIVYELLPGLVYGDSNSQLEKFQDAFSITINNLLARVNKIE
- the LOC108469950 gene encoding AT-hook motif nuclear-localized protein 5, whose translation is MDGREAMALSGGSAPYYIHRGVGGSSSGSVTHTGIAAFHSQPGFRPLSNPPVQLQSNVGSTFTGELKNVSFPHGINMDASSGTPLSEPAKKKRGRPRKYAPDGQVSLGLLPMSAKPKPSSGSDASGPKRNRGRPPGTGRKQQLASLGEWMNSSAGQAFAPHVVTVGIGEDIVAKMLSFSQQRPRAVCILSGSGTVSSVTLRQPASSTPTVTYEGRFEILCLSGSYLLAEDGGPRNRTGGISASLSTPDGQVIGGGVATLIASSLIQLVVCSFIYGGSKTKTKQPASPQGSKESVPQFSPKSIMPTIASSTQNFTPPSMNIWPGSRPVDLRNPHTDIDLTRG